In the genome of Coriobacteriia bacterium, the window CGTCTCACTCGCGACGATGCTGCGGTACTCCTCGCCGTCGCCGGTGATCTCGGAGACGAGGTCGTCCGGCTTCACCACGCCCGGGCGCGCCGTGATCGCCGCCGCGATGGCGACCTGCGCAGTGCCGGTGTGGGTCGTTCTGGCGTCACGGGTCGCGAGGTAGGCCGCAGCGAGCGCGGCGACCGTCACCACCGCCACGAGCCACCACTGACGCCTCACCGCATCGGTCAGGACGGCGACGGGATGGCCTTCAGGCATATGAAGCCTCCTCGTTCTCTGCGAGGCGCCGCGCGATCACGCACAGCGCCAGGAACAGCCACAGGTACTCGAAGTACAGATAGTACTGGAACAGCGTCTGGACGAGCAGGGTGAGCACGCCGGCCAGCGCGAGGGTCTCCGGCATCGTCCACCCGCGCGTCCTTCGCCTCACGAACTGCCGCAGCGCCGCCCCTATGAGCAGGACCTCCGCGAACAGGCCCGCAAGACCCATCTCGGCCCACATCGCCAGGGGCAGCTGGTGGGGCCGCAGGACGCTGGCGTGCGAGCCGGGACGGCGGTACTGCACGTAGGCTCGCTCGTAGGCGTTGAGGCCTGTCCCCCACACCCAGTGTCGCTCGATGATGTCGACGGTGGACTCGAGCATGAGCGCCCGGGTCGCCACGGACCGGTCCGTCCCCACGTCCGTGATCGAGGCGAACCGCGCGACGATCGTCTCCGACGCGGAGGTGACCAGCAGCGCGCCGACGAGCGCCGTCACCACCGCAAGCGGGACGCGTCGCCGTCTCGGCGCGGTCAGGACGACCACGGCGATGCCCACCAGCACGGCGACCCAGCCGGTGCGCGAGAGCGTGACCACGAGCGCCGCCGAGGAGAGCGCGAAGACGCCGAGCCACACGGAAGCGCGCCGCCCGCCCCGGGCGTGAACGGCCTCGGCGAGAGAGGCCACGATCACCACCGTCAGGAAGCCCGCGAGGTAGTTCGGGTCTTCGAAGAACCCGCTCACGCGGGTGACCTTGGTGCCGCCGACCTTGGCGACCACGCTCATGTTGCCTGGCGCGATCTCGGGGAAGCGGTACTGGAAGAGCACGAGCGCCGAGGTCGCCACCCCCGTGACTCCCACGGCGGCGAGCAGGCGCCTCACACCCGCGGAGTCCCGGACGACGTTGGCGTAGAGCAGCGTGAACAGCGCCAGGAAGACGAGCCGCACGAGCGACACGGCGGTCCCGCCGGGGTTCAGCGAGTGGGGCAGCGACCACACGACCGCGGCCAGCAGCGCGAACACGCCGGCGTCCAGCGCGGAGAAGCGCAACCAGCGGCGCGGCTCGTGCCACACGCGGACCCCCCACGACACCAGCGAGAGCAGCAGCGCCAGGTGGAAGAGCGTGATCGTCACGGAGCCCTGGTAGACGCGCCCGGCGGCGTCGAGCGGGAGCGTGAGGGCGATCAGCGCCGGAGCGTACTCGACGCGCCAGACGACCACCCCGGCGATCGCCGCGGCGGCCAGCGCGACCGCGGCCGCCGCCGGAGAGAGCGCCCCGTTGGTGACGGCCACACCCCCCGCCGAGCCGAGCAGCAGCCCCGCGGCCGCCCAGGGGGCGATTCTCGGGGTCCGCACGCTCGATGCGGCCTCAGCCACCCGGTGACACCTCCGATCGTTCCTCCGCCGGACACCCGGCCAGCGAGTCGAGCACGGCGGCGACCTGCGCCGCCTGCCGTCCTCGCTCGAAGCGCGCGACCACCGCGAGGTCGGGCTCCGAGCGGATCCCGCCCGAGCGCTTCTCCTCGGCGAGCGACGCCACCGCCTCGGCGAGGGCCGGCGCGTCCCCCGGCCGGGTCACCCGGCCGGCTCCCGCCTCGTGCAGCAACCGGGCAGCCACGCCGTCGGCCGGCCCGACGAGCAGGACGGGCACTCCCATCCCGACGTACTCGAAGAGCTTGCCTGTGTAGATGCCTTCCGCACCCGGACGTTGACCGACCGAGACCAGCGCGGCGTCGGCGGCGGCCACGACGCCGAGCGCCTCGGCGTGGGGCTTGAAGCCGTGGAAGCGCACGACCTCGCCGAGGCCGTGCCGCCGGACCAGCGCTTCGGCCTCCGCGGAGGGCGGGCCGACCACGTCGACCGCGAATCCCTCGCCGAGCCGGCCCCCCCGCAGGGCGAGCCCGAGTCCTTCGACGAGCGTCGCGGGATCCAGGGCGCGGTACAGGCGTCCCATGAACGCGAGGCGCAGCGGCCCGGCACGGTCCGGGGCGCGCGGGGGGAGGTCCTCGGGGTCGAACCCGTTGGGCACCACGAGTACGCGCCGCGCGCCCAGCGAGCGGGCCTCCTCGGCGATCACCTCGGAGACGGCCGTGACGGCGTCGGCGGCCGCCAGTGTCGCGCGCTCCAGCGCCTGGGAGCGGTGCGCGTGCCACGCGGTGGGCCAGCGCACGCTGGGGTTGACGAGCCACGCGTCGCGCATGTCCGCCACGAAGGGCACGCTCAGGGCGCGTCCGGCGGAAGCGGCGGCGGCCACGCCCGAGTACGGCGGGCCGGAGGCCAGCACCGCGTCGAAGGGCTCCTCGGCGTGCAGGCGGCGCGCGGCCGCCTCGACGCCGGCCGCCCAGCGCACCGCCGTGTCCGGCACGGCGACCCACCGCGCCAGCCGCGTGCTCAGCGGCACGCCACTCGCCGAGGACGCGGAGCCGGAGGTGCGCCGCCCCTGCTCCGACGCGCCGCGCCTGCGCACCAGCCGCTTGACCGGCGAGATGGCTCGCGCGACGCCCGCTCCCACGTCCCGGGCCGGCAGCCGGACCACCCGGGCCTCACTCACGTCGGCCAGCAGCGTCTCGTCGCGGGGCCGCCCCTCGATGGGCTCGGCGGCGACCACGGTGACGCGCCACCCGTGCCGGGGCAGGTGCTTGGCGAGTTTCGCGAGGCGCTGGACGCCCCCTCCGGCGGACGGAGGGAACTCGTAGGTGACGAGGAGGAGTCTCCTCGGCGTGGAGGGGCTCATGCTGGCCATACTATAATCGCTTGTCGCGCCGGTACAAGGCGCACCCGCTCCCCGACGAGAGGCCAGCGTGGACCAGCAGCCCCGATCGACCGCGGCACTCGCCGCCTCGGAGCCCGTGCGCCGCACCGGAGTCTGCGTCCGCGTGAACAACGCCTACACGCACGACCTGCGGGTGCGCCGCGAGGCCGAGACGCTCGCCGCGGGCGGCTACGACGTCGTGGTGGTAGCCGACGCCGGGGCCGGCCTGCCCTCCGAGGAGACCGCGGGCGGCGTGCGCGTGCGGCGCGTCGGCAGGACGAGCCGCATCCCGTTCGCGAGCCTGGTGCGCCCGCTGGCCGAGGAGGGTGCGGACGTCTACCACGCCCACGACGTCGACTCGCTGCTGCCCTGCTTCCTCGCCGCGCGCCGCGCAGGCGCCAAGCTCGTCTACGACTCGCACGAGCTGTGGAGCGGGCACGCCCGCGACAAGGTGCACGCCAAGCGCCGCGCGCTGGTCGCGCTCGAGGGTCCGCTGTTGCGCCGTGCGGACGCGCTGCTGACCGCATCGCCCGCCTACACGGAGGAGATCGTGCGGCGCTACGGCTACGAAGGGCCGGCCGAGACGCTGCTCAACGCGCCGCGCCACTTCCCCGACGAGGAGCTTGCGGCCGCCTGGGCCGAGCGCGACGCGTCCGAGGAGGTACGCATCCGCTACGTGGGCGTCTTCCAGCACGGGCGCGGGGCGGTGCCGCTCATCGCCTCGCTCGCGCACCTGCCCGTCGACCACGTCGTCGAGCTCATAGGCCCCATCCCGCAGCCCGACTACGAGACGGCGATACGCGAGGCGGCGGCGCCCTTCGGCGATCGCGTGCGGTTCCTCGGCGTGATCCCTCCCGAGGAGATCGTGCCGGCGCTGGCCGCGGCGCACGTCTCGGCGGTGACGATCGAGCCCCACTCGCTGTCCTACCGCCTGACGGCGCCCAACAAGCTCTTCGACTCGTTCATGGCCGGCACGCCGGTGGTCGCCTCGGAGATGCCGACGATCTCGCGCTTCGTGCGTGAGACGGGCGCCGGAGTGCTGGCCGACGTGACCGACCCCGCGGACATCGCGCGCGCCGTGCTCGCCGTGCTTGCTCGCGCCGCAGGGTACGCCCGCGCGGCCCGCGCGGCGGCCCTGCGCTACAACTGGGAGACCGAGCGGGAGAAGCTCCTCGGCTTGTACGAGCGGCTCACGGGAGCCTAGGGGCCTACTGCGGCGCCGGCGGCGCCGGCAGCAGGCTCATGAGGCGGTTCATCACCTGCGCGGAGACCGCCGGCTCGCCGCCGAGGACGAAGACGTCCAGCACCTCGTGCGCGTTGTCCGCGACCCACCGCTCGGTCGAGGCCGGCAGCGTGCCGAACCGCGGGTTGAGGTCGCGCGAGGTGATGAGCATCGTGGCGCGGAAGCGGGCCGCCATCACGCCTCCGGCCAGCCCGTCCGGGAAGTCCTCGCCCGAGGCCAGAACGAAGCGCTCGGACTCCAGCACCCTCTCCGACTGGGCGTACCGGGCGATCTCCAGGGCCGTGTCGTAGCGGGTCGGACCGCCCTTGCGCAGCGGGGCCGAGCCGGTCAGGTTCGCCACCTGGCCCGCGACGGCCGACGAGACGGCCGCCTCGCTGCCCACTACCAGCGACCCGGCTGGCTTCAGCGCCGCGATCGCGTCACGGGAGGCCGAGGGCAGGGAGTCCTGCCTCGTGAGCAGGATCGGCCAGGCCTTTCGCGCCGCGAGCGGAGAGACGACGAGCGCGTCGGGGAAGGTCACGCCCGAGGCGATCACGACCCGCGTCGGCCGCTCGCCGCCGCGGCGCGCCTTCAGCTTCGAGGCGATGCTCCTGGACGTGGCGTACCTGTCGGGGCCGGCGATCCTCTCGACGCTCACCTTGCTCTTGGCACGCAGTGCGTCCTCCACCTTCCTGGACACGGCGGCCTCTCCGCCGAGGATGAACACCTTCCTCGCGATGCTCTGAGTGGCCTCGGGACTCCCCGCCCGGGAGAAGAGTCGGTCGATCTCCGCCGAGACCGAGGCGTCCAGGCGATCCTTGCTCACCAGGAGCAGGGGCGCCTGGTACGCGTGGGCGAGCGGCCCACCGCACAGCACGTCGGGGAAGTCCGACTTGGACGCCACGAACACGGCCGACGTGCGCTTGCCCGCCTCGTAGGTCTGGCTCCCGTTGGGGAAGGCCCGCCTGGAGACCGCGACGGCGGTCTCGACCCTGTTCGGGCCGGCGAGCCGCCACGCGTCGGGCGTGAACTCCCTTCCGAGGAAGCCGCTCTCCCCCCACAGGAAGACCTTGTGGATGAAGTTGGCGCCGTCGTTGTTCCACTCGGCGAACATCAGGCGCGCATCGGGGTGGGGAGGTCCGCCGCCTGCCGTTCGCACGATCTGGGGATCGTTGTACCGCGACGAGGCGTCCGGCGATCGCTTCACGGGCCCCTTCAGAGACCACTCACCGCCGGCCCCGAGTTCCCACTCCTCGATGTCCCCTCCGCGCGCGGCGTTCGTCGCCCCGGGCAGCGCCTGCGGGTCCGGCACGCCTCCGGTCGTGAGGTAGGCGACGGTCCTGCCGCCCGAGACGTCCAGGTCCCCCGCATCGAAGAAATCGTCGGTCCCGGTGATGCGCTCGGGCTCCGCGGGGAACGTCGTCTCGACCGAACTCGTCCCTTCGATCGTGCGCCCCTCGATGTAGCGCCAGTCGTACCTGTCGCCGCCGGGGAGCGGACGCTCGGCGAGGAACAGGATGTGCGGCGCGCCCTCGTCGTCGGCGCGCACGACCATCTGGTTCACGCCCGCGCCCTGCGAGTCCCACACCTTGCAGCGCTCGTCCAGGCCCGGCGTGCCGTCCGGATACGTCTTCTTGAGCCCCTCGCGGGGCAGCTCCTGCCCTTCGAGGTCGACCCACCGCCCGTCCGGGTCCCGCCGCATGTAGTAGAGGTCGTACCGGGTGGACATGTCGGGGCTGCCGATGTCGCGCCAGTGGAACGCGCAGTGGACGGTACGGCCGTCGGGGCCGAGGCTGAAGTTCGCGTACCAGGCGTCCATGCCCGGGCGCACCTCGATCACGTACCTGGGACCCGTCCAGCCGCCGTCCCCCGCCCGCTCGAGAACCGCCCACGCGCCGTCGTACGCCTTGTTGCTGGTGCGCACCCGGTAGAACAGCATCAGCTTGTCGCCGACGAGCAGCGGCTGCGGGTAGGTCCCTTGACGCTTGGTCGTCCCGGTGGCGACGTCGACCGCCGCTGTCCAGCCCTGCGACACGGTGTTGGGCTCGAGGGACCTCACGTGCTTGATGTTGGAGTTGTGGGCGCCGTAGAAGACGTGCACGTAGCCCTCGGCGTCGAGCGCGATCGAGGGCCCGCCGTGGAAGTCCTGGATGAGCGGGTTGTCGCCCACGCGGAACGGGCCCTCCCACGCCTGGTCCTCGTGGTCGTAGGCGGCGACGTAGGGGTCCAGGCCGAAGCCCTGGTAGGCCACGTAGGTCTTCTCGGCCGCAGCGTCGTAGACCGCTTCGGGGTGGATGACCATGGCCTCGTAGGCCGCGTTGCCGGACGCCTCCCGCTCGAAGTAGGGAGCGGTCAGGGAGAAGGCGGCGGGCAGGGGGGTGGACAGCGTCGCGAGCGCGACGGCGAACGCCAGGACTCTCCTCATGGGCACCCTTGCGGTCGGGGGCGGGCCGCGAGCCATTGTAACATCGCTCCAGGCGCTCCCTAGCAGGTTCGCTGCCACTGCGGCATCGTATAGACTGCCGGGGGCGGCAGGCCCGGAAGCGTAACGGTTCGCCGTCGGGGGAGCGTGCGATCCTCCCCCCGTGTCAGGATCGGGACCCGTGCTGAAAGACATCCTCAAAGGCGCCGGGACGGACGCCGCCAAGTACTTCCCCGTCAGGCTCGTGCCGGCGCTGACGTCGCTGGTCACGGTGCCCGTCTTCACGCGTCTGATCGGCCGCGCGGACTACGGCGACTTCTACCTCGTCTCCTCGGCCACGACCTTCGCGGCGACCTTCGCGACGGCGTGGATCACCGGCTCGGCGGTGCGCTTCTACTGGCCCTACGAGAAGCAGGGCCGCGAGGACGACTACGTGGCGACGACCCTGTGGTCCTCCATCGCCTCGCTCGCGGTCGTGTCGGCCCTGCTGGGCGCCGGCGCGCTGGTGTTCGCCGGCGACATCCCCCCAAGCGTCGCCCGCCTCATCCCGGTAGGCATCGCCGGGCTCGCCTTCAACTACCTGTTCAACGTGCTCCTGCAGGTCCTGCGCGCATCGAACCGCTCGACGGCGTTCGCGACGCTCTCCGTGGCCGGCACCGTCGTCGCGACCGCGTTCTCGGTGTCCTTCGTCGCGGGGCCGAGGTGGGGCTCGTACGGCATCCTGCTGGGCGTGCTGCTCGGACACGCCGTGCTCATCCCGTTCTGCCTCCGGGAGGTCCGCAAGGAGGGGAAGCTCTCGCCGAGACACGTGCGCCGCGACGTGTTCGACGAGTTCCTGCGCTACGGCATCCCGATGGTGCCGGCCGCCGTCTCCGCCTGGATGCTGGTGATGTCCGACCGCTACGTCATCGGGTTCCTTCGCGGCACGGCCGAGGTGGGCATGTACTCGGTCGCCTACGGCCTCGGCGAGAAGGTCATGCAGCTCGTCATGATGCCCGCGGTCATCACGATGGCCCCGGTCATGGTGCAGACCTTCGAGAAGCGGGGGCAGCACGTCGCGCAGCGCGTGCAGACCCAGTTCACCCGCTACTTCTCGATGGCGACGTTCCCCCTCCTGTTCGGGCTGGCGGGCGCGGCCCGCGACTTCATGGGGATCTTCACCGGCGAGGCGTACCGGGCGGCCTACCCCATCCTCCCGATCGTGGCCGCCGGGGTGATGTGCTACGGGCTCGTGCAGATAGCGGGGAACGGCATCGCGCTGCACAAGCGCTCGACGATCATCATGTCCAACACGCTGGCGGCGGCCGCGTTCAACCTCGGAGCGAACCTGGTCCTCGTGCCGGTCTTCGGCTACATGGCGGCGGCCTACACGACACTCGCCTCCTACGTCGCCCTGCTCGCCCTGACCTGGGTGCGCAGCAGGCCCTACATGTCGTGGGACATCCCCTGGCTCGACCTCGGCCGCATCACGGCCGCCGGGCTCGCGATGTGGGGCGCGATCGCGGTGACCGCGGCGCTGCTGCCCGCCAACATCGCGGTCCTCGCACTCGAAGCGGTGGTGGGCATCGCCGCCTACGTCGCCGCGCTGCTGGGCCTGCGCGCGCTGCGCGACGACGAGCGCGAGTTCGTCGCGGAGCTCGCGGGGAAGGCCGCGAGCCGCCTGGGGTTCCGCCGGGCGACCGAGGGTGCGGGGCCGTGACGGCACGCGGCGGGCGGGCCGCTGGAGAGCGCTTGGGAGCGCCGGAGCGCGATCCCGGATGTGATACCCTGACCCGGCGGCGCGACCCCGGCGGCCGAGTGGACGAGGAGGAGCATTGGCACAGCTCACGGTCGTGGGAACGGGTTACGTCGGCCTCGTGACCGGTACCTGCCTGGCTCACTCGGGCCACGAGGTCACCTGCGTCGACATCGACCCCGCCAAGGTCGAGGCGCTCTCCGCGGGGAGGGCCACCATCCACGAGCCTGGCATCGAGGACCTGCTCGCCGAGGGCGTCGAGAGCGGCCGCCTCCGCTTCGCCACTCCCGCCGCCGGATGGGGCGAGCTGATCGGCGACGTGACCTTCATCGCGGTGGGGACCCCGATGTCGGGCAACGGCGCCGCGGACCTCTCCCAGGTGCGCTCGTGCGTCGAGGAGATCGTCGGCGCCGCGGACCGCCCGTTCACACTGGTCATGAAGTCCACCGTCCCGCCCGGCACCGGCGCGGCGCTCATGGAGCGGTACCTGTCGCGGGCACGGGTCCGGGTGGGCTACGTGTCGAACCCGGAGTTCCTGCGCGAGGGACGCGCCGTCGAGGACTGGCACCGCACCGACCGGGTCGTGCTCGGCGGCCGGGACCCCGAGGACCTCGCCGTCGTCTCGGCCCTATACCAGGACGTGGACGCCCCCGTGCTCGCCACGGACGTGGCGAGCGCCGAGACGATCAAGTACGCGAGCAACGCGTTCCTGTCGACGAAGATCTCGTTCATCAACGAGATCGCGAACGTGTGCGACTGCGTGGGCGCAGACATCGACTCGGTCGCCCGGGGTATCGGCCTGGACAAGCGCATCGGACCTCACTTCCTGCACGCGGGCATCGGCTACGGCGGCAGCTGCTTCCCCAAGGACACCCGAGCGCTGGACTTCATCTCCACTCTCAACGGCTATCAGTTCGACTTGCTCAAAGCGGTCATCGACGTGAACAACCGCCAGCGGCTGCTGCCGGTCATCCACCTCTCCCGAGCCCTTCGCGACCTGCACCACTGCCGTGTCGCCGTGCTCGGTCTGTCCTTCAAGCCGATGACCGACGACATCCGCGAGTCCCCGGCGCTGGACATCATCCCGCTGCTGGTCGAGGAGGGCGCCGAGGTCACCGCGTACGACCCGGTCGCCGCCGAGGCGGACCTCGGCGGGGCCAGGCGCTGCGCGACCGTCTGGGAAGCGCTCGAGGGAGCGTCCGCCGCGGTCCTGGTCACCGAGTGGGACGAGTTCGTCGGCTTGGACTGGCCGCGGGTGCGCTCGGTCATGCGCGATCCTGCGATCGTGTTCGACGGCCGCGACGCGCTTCGAGCCGAGGACGTCACGGCGGCGGGCCTCACGTACATGGCGGTCGGGCGCGAGGGCGCTCACCGCACCTGACCCGGGACCGGCGCGAACCGTGCGGGTCCTCTACATCCACCAGTTCTTCGCCGACCGCGAGTCCTCCCTCGGGCTGATCCGCTCCTACGAGTTCTCACGCCGTCTCATCGAGGCGGGGCACGAGGTCGTCATGGTCTCCAGCTCCTCGCGCCTCCCGGCGAGCTTCTCGGAGCGGCTGTTCGCGCGCGGCGACGTCGACGGGATCGACGTGCGCTCGGTGCGCGTCGACTACTCCAACTACATGGGGTACGGGAGGCGCATCCTGTCGTTCCTGAAGTTCATGTTCGGAGCCACCTGGCTCGCGGCCAGCGCCCCGCGCCCCGACGTCGTCATCGCCACCTCCACGCCCCTTACCGTCGGCTTCCCGGGTTGGGCGGCCGCCGCGCTGCGCCGCGCGCCCTTCGTGTTCGAGGTCCGCGACCTGTGGCCGGAGGCAGCCTTCCAGATGGGCGCCCTGCGCCGCCGCGGGCTCCTCGGCCGGCTCGCGAAGGCGCTGGAGCGCTTCCTGTACCGGCGTTCGGCCGCGGTGATCGCGCTCTCGCCGGGAATGGCCGCCGGAGTGGTGGAGGAGGGCGTCCCCTCCGGACGCGTGCACATGATCCCGAACTGCTGCGACCTCGACCTCTTCTCGCCCGGTGGGAAGGACCCGGAGCTGGTCGCGCGGTTCGGCCTCGAGGGCCGGTTCGTCGCGGGCTACGCCGGAGCCGTCGGCCCCAGCAACGCGCTGGAAGCGCAGGTGCCCGAGGCCGCCCGCGTCCTGCGGGACCGGGGACGTGACGACGTCGTCTTCCTCATCGTCGGCGAGGGCAGGAGCCTCTCGGCCCTTCGCGCCGAGGTGCAGCGCCTCGGTGTGGGCGACGGTGTCGTGCTCGCCGGACCGATGCCCAAGCGCGACATCCCGCGCGTCACCCGCACCGCCGACGCCCTCATGACGCTCTTCGCCGACGTGCCCATCCTGGCCACCAACTCGCCGAACAAGTTCTTCGACGCGCTCGCCTCGGGCAGACCGGTCATCGTGAACTCGGGAGGGTGGACCAGGGACATCGTGACCGAGGAGGAAGCCGGGCTGTACGTGCCCCCGGGCGACGGGACGGCTCTGGCCGACGCGGTCGAGCGGCTGGCGGACGACGCCGAGCTCACCGAGCGCCTCGGCCGCAACGCGCGGCGGGTCGCCGAGCAGCGCTACGGCCGCGATCTGCAGGCGGCGCTCTTCATCGGAGTGCTGGAGGAGGCAGCCGGCTCGAGGGGCGGCGGAGACCGGCGCGCCTGAGGCGGGCTACTGCACGCGGCGGAAGGGGGTCGCGGTGCCGGCGGCGCCCGAAACGTCGCCCGCGCCCGCCCGCCAGTCCTTCCCGACGACCACGAGCACGTCGGTGGAGAAGCTGTACATGCCTCGGCTCTCGACGACCCTTGCCACTCCCAGAGCTCTCGCCACGCTGCGCGCCTTGTCTTCCCGGTCCTTGAAGATCACCAGCGTGGTCTCGTACACGAACCGGTTCGCGTTGCCGACGTCGCCGACGGTGTATCCCTTGCCGCGCAGGCGGTCGGCGGCATCGGCCGCACAGCCCGAGATGCCCGCGCCGTTGCGCACCGTGACCGTCACCGACGCGGGGTCGACCTGCTCGGCCGGCGTCTCGTCCGCCCCCTCTATGTCCGCTCCGCTCCGCAGCGCCTCGGAGAGCTGCTCCTTGACGTACTCGTCGGGGATGACGTAGGAGACGCCGCCGATCGTCTGCGAGGGCCCGACGAGCGTCGCCGCCTGCACGTTCTTCTCACCCAGCCCGCGTAGCGCCTGCACGAGCGCGAGGATCTCGGTGACGCTCATGTCGCTCGTGGTGTGCCTGGCCATCTCCTTGACCACGCCCGGCAGCTTGAAGACGTTGCCGAGCTTGAGCGACTGCTTCGCCAGCGCCTTGAAGAACGTCTGCTGATGCCTCATCCGCGTGAAGTCGCCGTCGGGGAACTTGCGGCTGCGCACGTACGTGAGGGCGTGCTCGCCGTCGAGCAGCTGGTCGCCGGCCGGGATGTGGTACGCCTGCCGCGAGCCGTGGCTGGCCGCCTTCTTGTCGTTGATCTCGACGTCCACGTCCACCCGGACGCCGCCCATGGCGTCGACCACGCCCTGGAAGCCCCTGAAGTCCACCATCATGTAGTGGTTGATGGGCACGCCGAGGTAGTCCTCGAGGGTGTCGACCATCAGGGCCGGACCCCCGTGGAACGTCGCCGCGTTGATCTTCTCCATCCCGTAGCCCGGTATCTCCACGCGGCTGTCGCGTGGGATGGAGACCATCCGCACTTCCTTGCTCTTCGCGTCGATGCGGGCGACGATGATCGTGTCGGCACGGGCCCTCGTCTCGCCCGGGCGCCGGTCGTCCCCCAGCAACAGCACCGTGAAGGGCTCCGCCTTCTGGCGCGTCAGCGCCTCCACGGTCTTGTCGTGCTCGGGCGAGTCGATGAGATCGTTCTGCACGCCGGTTATGAACGCGAGCGCCCAGGCTCCCGCGGCGGCGGCGAGCCCGAGCATGAGAGCGGCGACCGTGAGCAGCACGCGCTTGACCAGGTGCGCGCGCCGCTGCGCGTGGATCCGCATACGGGGGGCGGCCTCCACGGCGACACGACGGCCGCGGTGGTACTCCGTCCAGGCCTTCTCGCCCGGGACGGCGGACTGCCGCCCGTGCGCCGCCCGCGGGCGGCGCCTCGTGTGCGATCCTTGTCGGCGATCTCGTCTCATCGCACTCCTCGTACCGGACCGTGAAGACGCCGGTCTCCTGGCGTTTACCCCGAACCGCCGACGAGGCGGCGTCCTCCCTCTTCCCCCGCTCGGGCCGGCGGATCGGCCGGGACGTCCGACCGGAGGATCCTACCAGCCCCTCGCGGCCGGGCCATCACCGGAGCGCCTCGCGCGCAGGTCGGCGGACAGCCCGGCCTGCTTCATACGAGCGCGTCCCGGAGGACACGCGCGACCTCTTCCTGCTGCTTCGGCGTGATCCCCGGGAAACAGGGGACCGCGAAACACCCGTCGTCGGCGGACTCGGCCACCGGCAGGCTCCCGGACTCGTACCCGAGGGCCGCGTAGACCTCCTGCAGGTGCAGCGAGAGCGGATAGTAGATCGCCGTGCCGATGTCCGCGGCCTTCAGCGCGGCCATGGCCCGCTCGCGTTCC includes:
- a CDS encoding O-antigen ligase family protein; this encodes MRTPRIAPWAAAGLLLGSAGGVAVTNGALSPAAAAVALAAAAIAGVVVWRVEYAPALIALTLPLDAAGRVYQGSVTITLFHLALLLSLVSWGVRVWHEPRRWLRFSALDAGVFALLAAVVWSLPHSLNPGGTAVSLVRLVFLALFTLLYANVVRDSAGVRRLLAAVGVTGVATSALVLFQYRFPEIAPGNMSVVAKVGGTKVTRVSGFFEDPNYLAGFLTVVIVASLAEAVHARGGRRASVWLGVFALSSAALVVTLSRTGWVAVLVGIAVVVLTAPRRRRVPLAVVTALVGALLVTSASETIVARFASITDVGTDRSVATRALMLESTVDIIERHWVWGTGLNAYERAYVQYRRPGSHASVLRPHQLPLAMWAEMGLAGLFAEVLLIGAALRQFVRRRTRGWTMPETLALAGVLTLLVQTLFQYYLYFEYLWLFLALCVIARRLAENEEASYA
- a CDS encoding glycosyltransferase, whose product is MASMSPSTPRRLLLVTYEFPPSAGGGVQRLAKLAKHLPRHGWRVTVVAAEPIEGRPRDETLLADVSEARVVRLPARDVGAGVARAISPVKRLVRRRGASEQGRRTSGSASSASGVPLSTRLARWVAVPDTAVRWAAGVEAAARRLHAEEPFDAVLASGPPYSGVAAAASAGRALSVPFVADMRDAWLVNPSVRWPTAWHAHRSQALERATLAAADAVTAVSEVIAEEARSLGARRVLVVPNGFDPEDLPPRAPDRAGPLRLAFMGRLYRALDPATLVEGLGLALRGGRLGEGFAVDVVGPPSAEAEALVRRHGLGEVVRFHGFKPHAEALGVVAAADAALVSVGQRPGAEGIYTGKLFEYVGMGVPVLLVGPADGVAARLLHEAGAGRVTRPGDAPALAEAVASLAEEKRSGGIRSEPDLAVVARFERGRQAAQVAAVLDSLAGCPAEERSEVSPGG
- a CDS encoding glycosyltransferase; amino-acid sequence: MDQQPRSTAALAASEPVRRTGVCVRVNNAYTHDLRVRREAETLAAGGYDVVVVADAGAGLPSEETAGGVRVRRVGRTSRIPFASLVRPLAEEGADVYHAHDVDSLLPCFLAARRAGAKLVYDSHELWSGHARDKVHAKRRALVALEGPLLRRADALLTASPAYTEEIVRRYGYEGPAETLLNAPRHFPDEELAAAWAERDASEEVRIRYVGVFQHGRGAVPLIASLAHLPVDHVVELIGPIPQPDYETAIREAAAPFGDRVRFLGVIPPEEIVPALAAAHVSAVTIEPHSLSYRLTAPNKLFDSFMAGTPVVASEMPTISRFVRETGAGVLADVTDPADIARAVLAVLARAAGYARAARAAALRYNWETEREKLLGLYERLTGA
- a CDS encoding cell wall-binding repeat-containing protein translates to MRRVLAFAVALATLSTPLPAAFSLTAPYFEREASGNAAYEAMVIHPEAVYDAAAEKTYVAYQGFGLDPYVAAYDHEDQAWEGPFRVGDNPLIQDFHGGPSIALDAEGYVHVFYGAHNSNIKHVRSLEPNTVSQGWTAAVDVATGTTKRQGTYPQPLLVGDKLMLFYRVRTSNKAYDGAWAVLERAGDGGWTGPRYVIEVRPGMDAWYANFSLGPDGRTVHCAFHWRDIGSPDMSTRYDLYYMRRDPDGRWVDLEGQELPREGLKKTYPDGTPGLDERCKVWDSQGAGVNQMVVRADDEGAPHILFLAERPLPGGDRYDWRYIEGRTIEGTSSVETTFPAEPERITGTDDFFDAGDLDVSGGRTVAYLTTGGVPDPQALPGATNAARGGDIEEWELGAGGEWSLKGPVKRSPDASSRYNDPQIVRTAGGGPPHPDARLMFAEWNNDGANFIHKVFLWGESGFLGREFTPDAWRLAGPNRVETAVAVSRRAFPNGSQTYEAGKRTSAVFVASKSDFPDVLCGGPLAHAYQAPLLLVSKDRLDASVSAEIDRLFSRAGSPEATQSIARKVFILGGEAAVSRKVEDALRAKSKVSVERIAGPDRYATSRSIASKLKARRGGERPTRVVIASGVTFPDALVVSPLAARKAWPILLTRQDSLPSASRDAIAALKPAGSLVVGSEAAVSSAVAGQVANLTGSAPLRKGGPTRYDTALEIARYAQSERVLESERFVLASGEDFPDGLAGGVMAARFRATMLITSRDLNPRFGTLPASTERWVADNAHEVLDVFVLGGEPAVSAQVMNRLMSLLPAPPAPQ
- a CDS encoding polysaccharide biosynthesis C-terminal domain-containing protein, producing the protein MLKDILKGAGTDAAKYFPVRLVPALTSLVTVPVFTRLIGRADYGDFYLVSSATTFAATFATAWITGSAVRFYWPYEKQGREDDYVATTLWSSIASLAVVSALLGAGALVFAGDIPPSVARLIPVGIAGLAFNYLFNVLLQVLRASNRSTAFATLSVAGTVVATAFSVSFVAGPRWGSYGILLGVLLGHAVLIPFCLREVRKEGKLSPRHVRRDVFDEFLRYGIPMVPAAVSAWMLVMSDRYVIGFLRGTAEVGMYSVAYGLGEKVMQLVMMPAVITMAPVMVQTFEKRGQHVAQRVQTQFTRYFSMATFPLLFGLAGAARDFMGIFTGEAYRAAYPILPIVAAGVMCYGLVQIAGNGIALHKRSTIIMSNTLAAAAFNLGANLVLVPVFGYMAAAYTTLASYVALLALTWVRSRPYMSWDIPWLDLGRITAAGLAMWGAIAVTAALLPANIAVLALEAVVGIAAYVAALLGLRALRDDEREFVAELAGKAASRLGFRRATEGAGP